The genomic window GCTTTTTGTGCCAGTGCCGTCACCCGCGCGGGTTCCAATTCGTATCCGTAAATATGGCGAAGCCTGTGGCGAAAGCGGCGGTATTCATCTGTGTCTGATAATAGGTTCTGAGAAAACAGGGGTGGGCGGTCAGCCCGCGATTGTCCCATTTGGTACAGGAGAGTCCGATGCCACTGTTCACCCATTGGTAAGTCGCCATCTAGTGTGATGGCAATCCTTTCACAGATGCGTTCGATGCCTGAATAAAAATCGTCCACATAGCTCGCTAACGCACGGGTGGCGAACTGATCCGGTTGCTCACCTGCTCTGTTCAGACCTTCTGTAAGCCCCGCTGTGATTGGTTCAAGCGCAGCAATTTCGGCTGTTAATCTTAATTTCAATGCAGCGCGAGGATTTTCAGCCATCGGGGACCCTTCCAAAATGTGTTTACGGATTTCGGCGGGAGTTGATTCCAAAAGCACCAAATGGACAGACAGCCACGGAGGCACTATCGTTTCCAGAGCCGCTTCCGCCTCCCAACACGCCTCGCGGGACAGCCCTTCGATAGCCAGATCGAGATCGGAAGCCTCATGCCAAGGACTATCTCCTACAAGTGAGCCGAATGGGATGACCTGCTTCGCACCGAACTGTTTCTGTAAGACCTCCGCACAGTGTTCGGCGATGGAAAGCGCTTCTTGATGACGCTGGGCTAAGCTAGCTGCATCCAATTACCAGCCACCTCTTTCCTCAACAAAATCCTCGATCTCGCGCATTGTCGGCATAAAGTTCGCGCAACCGTGGCGGGTGACGACAATCGCTCCCGTCGCATTGCCCAAGCGGGCAGATCGTTCCCAGCCCCAATCTTTCAGGTGGCCATAGATGAAACCGCTGGCGAAGGCGTCCCCTGCACCGAGTGTGTTATACACTTCAACGGGAAACGGATCGCCGTTGATAATTGCCCCGTCGGACAGATGAACATCGGCACCTTCAACCCCGCGCTTCATCACCAGCGCCTCTGGACCCCCACTGAGGATTGTCTTAATTGCTGCGTTCACGTCGCCTTCGATATCGGGGTTGGAGATTTGGGAGTGGGTAATCGAGAGTTGTGATACATCGGAGAGTGAAGCTGCTTTGACCTCCTCCTCCGTTCCGAGTGCAATATCGACCAATCGCAGTGCGGATCTGGCGACCACCCCGAAAGCGCGGGGGTCATGCCACTGGTCCGCGCGGAAGTCAAGGTCAAAGAACACGGTCGTTCCAACGGATTGAGCGTATTCAGCGGCAAAGAGGTTTGCGCTTCGACTCGGTTCCTTGCTCAATCCAGTGCCAGAAATGAGTAACGCACGGCTATCAGCAATCGGTGCGGCGAGGACATCGTCGATTGTGAGTTCGATGTCAGCACAGTTGTCGCGATAGTAGACGAGCGGGAATCGGTCCGGCGGTTCAATCCCAAGCACAACCGCACTGGTTCGGTGTCCCGCTTTGTGACAGACAAACTTTGTTTCGACATCTTCGTCATTTAGGAATTTAAGGATGAAGTCACCCACCGGATCTTCGCCGAGCGCGGTAAGCACAGCGGATCGGAGTCCAAGTCGTCGCGTCCCAACGCTGATGTTGGTTGGGCAACCCCCGACAAATGCGCCAAAGCTGCCGATTTCGGGGAACGGGGTGCCGATGTCGTTGGAGTAGAGGTCTATCGAACTGCGGCCGATTGCTAAAATATCATAAGTTCGTTCGTTCATCGGTTCACCCTGATACATAATCCTTGAATTTTTCACTTTGTTCTGCGAACCGGCAGGTGATGAGAAAAGCGTCGTTTCCGCAAGCGATTAGCTGAACACCCGCGTCTGCCCATCGTTTGCCACTCTCAAAATCGTTGACGTAGCTGCCGAGCACGATTTGAGATTCCTTTGCCTTAGCGATAACCTTTTCGATGCTTTCGACAATCAACGGATGGTCGAGTTGACCGGAGATACCGAGTGATGTCGAGAGGTCATACGGTCCGAGGAAGATTGCGTCGAGTCCATCGGTGGCAAGAATCTCATCGATGTTGTCCACCGACTTCGCGGTCTCGATCTGCCCGATGATGAAAATTTCTTCATTTGTCTGAAGGGTATATTTGACACCGTCTAATTTCCGAAAATCGCCGTAATCGGTGTGTCCGATTCCGAATGCGACTCCTCTGTCTCCGTCAGGCGCGTATTTCGCCCACTCTACAACATTTTCGATATCTTCGCGGGATTCCACGCGCGGAATCATCACGCCTGATGCTCCGGCGTCAAGTGCGCGGGAGATAAAATGGCGTTCCTTGTCTGGCACACGTACAATACTGGGTAGGTCAGATCCTCTCGCCGCTCTGACGATACGCCCGACCGTTTCCATTGTGAAGGTTGTGTGCTCCATGTCCACAATGATAAAATCCGCCCCAGCACTCGCTAAGATGGTCGCAATTTGTGGTACCGCAAACTCCATCACAAAGGTCCCAACAATGACTTCTCCGCTTCGTAAAGTTGATTTAATCTGTTTCGCTCTCATATTTTCGATAAAAATCCTTGACAGACGATAGCATGATATATTACACTGTATAATGCACGGCTGATCCGTTCATATAGAGCGGGGTAGGTCGCGCCAATCGCACAAAATGACTATAGGGATAGGGCTTTGGGATTTTTTCCTGAAGCCCTTTTCTATGAAGGCAATTTTTTAAAATCAATTTGCCCATTCAACTTTGACTTCAACTTTTCTATTATTGATCGCTTGATTGTGATTACATCGCGGTTTCCTTTCCCTGTGACTAGTCGATTTATTGAAAAAGCCAAGATATCAGCTAGTTGAATAAAATGGGAAGTTTGTGAGTCACGAAAAATACAATCTTCAACGATACCTTCCCCCGGAAATTTAGCATCGTCAGGAAATGTTCTTGAGTACTCTCTGACCTTTTGTCGTATATGTTTTTCATAACCTGGATGGTCAACGTAAATAAGTGCCGTATGGGGATATCCCTTTTTAATTGACTTCCTTTTTACGTGTCCTTCGTAGAATGACAGGTATTCACCCCAAATCTCATTATTGAAAGTTTTAACGAGACTTTTAATTTTAACTTCTGCTTGATAGTAGCGTTTTGTAAACTCTTCTTTTGATTTAACGATAGCAAAAAGCTCACCACGTGGGTCGCAAATTAAATCCATGATTTGATCGTAAACCCATTCTAAATCGCGTGGAGTTAACCGTGATTTGAAAAAGGGACCTCTATGAGAGAAAAGTTCAGAACCCTTTAATTCGTTAATTGTTAACCCATATTTTTTAGCAATTTGAAATCGAAGGTTTTGTATTTCCCAGTAATATTTTTTCCAACACTGATCCTCAATTGAAATTCCTGCTAGGATATAGAAATCAGAACTCCCTTTGACTAAACCATTGTCACCGGATTCATCTATAAATAAAAATTCCATTCACATAAACTTCCTATTATTCCCCACTCGCTAGCTTGCTGTAAAGAGATTTTCTATTTCCCGTAATAGTTTTCGCGCACCCACTTCAGCGTTGGTGGTTCTTTTCAGCCTCTTTGAAATCCTTAAAATTCTATCACAATAGTCGTAGGATAAACTGAGATCCCCTATAACACGGGCATTTTCTGCGACATTGAGATAGCAGATTGTCGTGCGTGATAGACTCTGATTCGCAGCCTCCCATAGGTTGGCATGAGCGTAATTGTCCGCTGAAAGTGCGTAGAGTCTGCCGGCGTCCGCCCAAGTCTGTTCCCTTTCTAAGGCGTCCGCCCGCATGGCATAGTAGCTTCCGGCTTCCTGTGCACACTGGCGTGCGTGACTGTAACGACGGCCGGCTGTATAGGCAAGCCGCGCTCGCGCGTAACAATCTGCGCCCAATTCCCAAGTCTCGGACCCAATAAAGTCCTCCGCAGATATTTTATAATATTCCCCTAGTTTTTTGTACTCTGCGCGGCTGCGTCGGCTTTTCCCGGCTTGTGCATATTCTTCAGCCGCTTGACGGATCTGAGCAGCCAGCTTCTCATGGGGCGCTTGAGTCACCTCATGGAGTTTTCGCAGCACATACTCCGGGGCAGTCTCCTGTGGATTGAGCGGTTGAAATGTCAGATCGGAGCCGGTGCCGCTGTCTGTAGGAAGTGGGCCTGAACCTGCGGCAGAGGGCACATCGATCGGGGTGTCAGCAGAGAAACGATTGTTCAGTAAGGCTCTGAGTTCGGCAACCTCGTCAACCGGCAACTGGTCAACTAACCCAATCATCTCTTTTGCTGTTGCGGGTGGTTGAGGAGGAACCATCAGATCCGATAGATGCCGAAATATCCAATCCGCTTTTTTGGTTGCTTTGATACTATTCAAGTAGAGGCGGTGTGCCTGTTGCACCTCTTGCAATGCTTGCTGTGACTGCGTGCCACCGATGAGTTGAATGGCTTTATCGTAGTGTAGATTGACCTGTGTTTCAAGTTGCAGTTGGCTCTGTTTTTCTGCTTTTGCGTTCTGTTCCTTAGATATCTCCGCTTCAATTTTCTCCGCCGCCTCAGCAGAAACGCGTAAATCCTTTCTGTGTTCGGATAGCATTGCGCCTTGTATCGCCGGATTTGATTGATTTGTCATTGTATGCCGCACGGCGTCCGCATACCATTTTTTTCGGACACGATTCAAATCCTCGTACATATCTGAGGCGGTTTGATACCGAATTTGCGTATCTCGATGCAATGCTCTCCGTAAGATCTCACGCATATCTTCAGGTAGTTTATAGTCGATTTCAATCTCTTCGCTCTGTTTTCTTACCTGAATTTCCGCTTGCGTTTTTCCTCGAAATGGAAATTTCCCCATAAACATTTCGTAGAGAATTAACCCTGTTGAGTAGAGATCCACCCGATAATCGTAACTGCCTTCATACTGTTCAGGTGCCATATATCTTCGTGTGCCCGTAATTGTTCCTGCGTAGTCGGTGCTTGCTTCGAGGATACGTGCGACGCCGAAGTCAGAAATTTTCGCTGTTGCGTCAGAGGTCAGCAGAATATTCTGCGGCTTAATATCTCGATGGATGATGTTCTGCCCATGTGCAGCGATAAGCCCTCGACAGATATCGAGCGCAATATTGAGTGCTAGATTACGCC from Candidatus Poribacteria bacterium includes these protein-coding regions:
- a CDS encoding DUF3800 domain-containing protein, coding for MEFLFIDESGDNGLVKGSSDFYILAGISIEDQCWKKYYWEIQNLRFQIAKKYGLTINELKGSELFSHRGPFFKSRLTPRDLEWVYDQIMDLICDPRGELFAIVKSKEEFTKRYYQAEVKIKSLVKTFNNEIWGEYLSFYEGHVKRKSIKKGYPHTALIYVDHPGYEKHIRQKVREYSRTFPDDAKFPGEGIVEDCIFRDSQTSHFIQLADILAFSINRLVTGKGNRDVITIKRSIIEKLKSKLNGQIDFKKLPS
- a CDS encoding serine/threonine protein kinase translates to MQINGLVLGKYRIEKLINNGSFASVFRAKEEFTSRTVAIKVLPKSIYPSGRMRYLLTELSAMGRNWGHSNIVSIHTVEPGDDEYVAYIVMEYVDGPSLRQLITATPLRRNLALNIALDICRGLIAAHGQNIIHRDIKPQNILLTSDATAKISDFGVARILEASTDYAGTITGTRRYMAPEQYEGSYDYRVDLYSTGLILYEMFMGKFPFRGKTQAEIQVRKQSEEIEIDYKLPEDMREILRRALHRDTQIRYQTASDMYEDLNRVRKKWYADAVRHTMTNQSNPAIQGAMLSEHRKDLRVSAEAAEKIEAEISKEQNAKAEKQSQLQLETQVNLHYDKAIQLIGGTQSQQALQEVQQAHRLYLNSIKATKKADWIFRHLSDLMVPPQPPATAKEMIGLVDQLPVDEVAELRALLNNRFSADTPIDVPSAAGSGPLPTDSGTGSDLTFQPLNPQETAPEYVLRKLHEVTQAPHEKLAAQIRQAAEEYAQAGKSRRSRAEYKKLGEYYKISAEDFIGSETWELGADCYARARLAYTAGRRYSHARQCAQEAGSYYAMRADALEREQTWADAGRLYALSADNYAHANLWEAANQSLSRTTICYLNVAENARVIGDLSLSYDYCDRILRISKRLKRTTNAEVGARKLLREIENLFTAS
- a CDS encoding nucleotidyltransferase domain-containing protein, coding for MDAASLAQRHQEALSIAEHCAEVLQKQFGAKQVIPFGSLVGDSPWHEASDLDLAIEGLSREACWEAEAALETIVPPWLSVHLVLLESTPAEIRKHILEGSPMAENPRAALKLRLTAEIAALEPITAGLTEGLNRAGEQPDQFATRALASYVDDFYSGIERICERIAITLDGDLPMGEQWHRTLLYQMGQSRADRPPLFSQNLLSDTDEYRRFRHRLRHIYGYELEPARVTALAQKAVLLSEDIREAVMAFCDWLEETAL
- the iolC gene encoding 5-dehydro-2-deoxygluconokinase, whose amino-acid sequence is MNERTYDILAIGRSSIDLYSNDIGTPFPEIGSFGAFVGGCPTNISVGTRRLGLRSAVLTALGEDPVGDFILKFLNDEDVETKFVCHKAGHRTSAVVLGIEPPDRFPLVYYRDNCADIELTIDDVLAAPIADSRALLISGTGLSKEPSRSANLFAAEYAQSVGTTVFFDLDFRADQWHDPRAFGVVARSALRLVDIALGTEEEVKAASLSDVSQLSITHSQISNPDIEGDVNAAIKTILSGGPEALVMKRGVEGADVHLSDGAIINGDPFPVEVYNTLGAGDAFASGFIYGHLKDWGWERSARLGNATGAIVVTRHGCANFMPTMREIEDFVEERGGW
- a CDS encoding aldolase, whose product is MRAKQIKSTLRSGEVIVGTFVMEFAVPQIATILASAGADFIIVDMEHTTFTMETVGRIVRAARGSDLPSIVRVPDKERHFISRALDAGASGVMIPRVESREDIENVVEWAKYAPDGDRGVAFGIGHTDYGDFRKLDGVKYTLQTNEEIFIIGQIETAKSVDNIDEILATDGLDAIFLGPYDLSTSLGISGQLDHPLIVESIEKVIAKAKESQIVLGSYVNDFESGKRWADAGVQLIACGNDAFLITCRFAEQSEKFKDYVSG